The segment TTTTTGTTCCAAACATAACGTTTGGAATTCCTATTATAGAATCAATTAGAAAAATATTTGATATCTATTTAGATGCTCACTTAATGATAGTTGAACCTGAAAAGTACTTAGAAATATTCTCTAAGTATGTAAATTCTATAACCGTTCATTATGAAACTGTTACTCATCTTCACAGAACTGTATCAAGGATTAAAGAATTGGGTTGTAAGGCAGGGGTCAGTTTGAATCCACACACGCCAGTTTTTTTGCTTGAAGAGATATTACCATATCTTGATAAGGTCTTAATAATGTCTGTTAATCCCGGATTTACTGGGCAGAAATTTATTGAAAGTACATATAGCAAAGTTGAAAAATTAAAGAAAATGGCCCAAGAAAAAGAGGTAGATATAGATATTATGGTTGATGGAGGAGTTAATATTAATAACATAAATCTTCTTCATAAAAGTGGAGTAAATACATTTGTAGTTGGTGCCAGTGTATTTTATTCAAATAACCCTTCCCAAGAAATCATAGATTTAAAAAAGATGGCTGAAAAAAATGGATGAGATTTATCTAGCTTCTTCCAATAAGAATAAAGTAAGAGAGATTAACGAAATTCTTGAAAATATTGAGATTAACGGAAGTATAAACCTTAAATATATATTTGATGAAATTGAAGTTGGAGATTTTGATGTAGATGAATGTGGAGAAACATTCGTTGAAAA is part of the Petrotoga sp. 9PW.55.5.1 genome and harbors:
- the rpe gene encoding ribulose-phosphate 3-epimerase, whose amino-acid sequence is MEHLTKIYPSILAADFLNLEEEINKVSKEADGIHLDIMDGIFVPNITFGIPIIESIRKIFDIYLDAHLMIVEPEKYLEIFSKYVNSITVHYETVTHLHRTVSRIKELGCKAGVSLNPHTPVFLLEEILPYLDKVLIMSVNPGFTGQKFIESTYSKVEKLKKMAQEKEVDIDIMVDGGVNINNINLLHKSGVNTFVVGASVFYSNNPSQEIIDLKKMAEKNG